A single region of the Paraburkholderia megapolitana genome encodes:
- a CDS encoding alpha/beta fold hydrolase, which produces MLATANFVDDVRGLKTPYLIVVGDKDPGLDSTAMQHTFLARHPNAELHVIPNCGHYPMQECPPYFATVIEGFLKRKAV; this is translated from the coding sequence ATGCTGGCCACAGCAAATTTCGTCGATGACGTTCGCGGCCTTAAAACGCCGTATCTGATCGTTGTCGGCGACAAGGATCCCGGACTTGACTCCACAGCCATGCAGCACACTTTTCTGGCGCGGCATCCGAATGCAGAATTGCACGTCATTCCCAACTGCGGCCACTACCCGATGCAGGAGTGTCCACCGTATTTCGCAACCGTTATCGAGGGTTTCCTGAAACGCAAAGCCGTTTGA
- a CDS encoding SMI1/KNR4 family protein, whose amino-acid sequence MKELTYSKHEHSSVRHDGASDEEIDEFFSSRGLACPADYRAFLQKYNGGCFNEGYLADTSLGPLLVSYFSTLAPSKNRHIPTQIENLDEYIPSGFVPIADDPGGNLYLLDCDRNSERNGKIYFWNHESAEPSEDPVLSSFNNITLLFDSFADFLDAMKDKSEV is encoded by the coding sequence ATGAAAGAACTTACATATTCGAAGCATGAGCATTCGTCTGTTCGGCACGATGGTGCTAGCGACGAGGAAATCGATGAATTCTTTTCTTCCCGCGGTTTGGCGTGTCCAGCTGACTACCGGGCGTTCTTGCAGAAGTACAACGGTGGCTGTTTCAATGAGGGTTATCTAGCAGATACGTCATTGGGACCATTGCTTGTGTCCTATTTTTCGACGCTGGCTCCCAGCAAAAATCGCCACATCCCAACACAGATCGAAAATCTAGACGAGTACATCCCATCGGGCTTTGTACCTATCGCTGACGATCCGGGTGGAAACTTGTATTTGCTAGATTGTGACCGCAACTCGGAGCGTAACGGCAAAATCTACTTCTGGAATCATGAGAGTGCCGAGCCATCAGAGGATCCTGTCCTGAGCAGCTTTAACAACATAACATTGCTCTTTGATTCTTTTGCGGATTTTTTAGATGCGATGAAAGACAAGAGCGAGGTCTGA
- a CDS encoding PAAR-like domain-containing protein encodes MADPVPVITITGDAGDVFREQFNIQNVEQARDAVNNLDALWNTPNPWSERGRPVDRETFDEAAQEVKQRFESGRYKPEEQAQPSDHFSTGNPIASRQDGTFKAVSSTPDVCKTPMGGATPPVPYPVISDLGGSAEIVPTVRFNGKPAYVLDQSVVPTCTGDEAGVADGVKSGTVGGETKPSRGSSTVRAGGHQVIRDGDPCTMNSGNCTGTYVTAPSPGTAVDGSGNVVGDANPPPDKGALHQVGGFFKGAGGALWDMGKGLVGLGVGAAKLSPVSQLAEGLSDLTGANVYHGYSETQQAINQTAQAVYNHPGAIVDGITKPYMEAWSQGNYGEAVGRGVVDVGGFFAGGVGVAGKAGEAGNIAGKVGEIANATGKVGETATTVGKIGEGADALNTADKVAEAGDAAKVADAAGAAGTKAPVVPKAEFEKLADISGDGVRVKPAGGAWKYPPNWSSWIKKGGKIVTHEDGSVTYIRKDGVQVTYNKEGFPDFSPHATQTVEIDDMQFNHTSDFRKANEEIGLTGSDPPDGFTWHHVEDGKTMQLVPQSIHNVAEGGFPHAGGVSVGGGG; translated from the coding sequence ATGGCTGATCCCGTTCCTGTAATCACGATCACCGGTGACGCGGGAGACGTCTTCCGCGAACAGTTCAACATCCAGAACGTCGAGCAGGCTCGCGACGCGGTTAATAATCTGGACGCGCTGTGGAATACCCCGAATCCCTGGAGTGAGCGCGGACGTCCGGTCGATCGCGAGACGTTCGATGAAGCGGCGCAGGAGGTGAAGCAGCGCTTCGAATCTGGCAGATATAAGCCCGAGGAACAGGCGCAACCCTCGGATCATTTTTCGACCGGCAACCCGATTGCGTCGAGACAGGACGGAACCTTCAAGGCGGTGAGCAGTACTCCGGATGTATGCAAGACTCCAATGGGAGGGGCAACGCCACCTGTGCCGTACCCGGTGATTTCTGATCTCGGTGGCTCGGCGGAGATCGTTCCAACTGTACGATTCAATGGCAAGCCGGCCTATGTTCTCGATCAGAGTGTGGTACCAACGTGTACGGGCGACGAGGCCGGTGTGGCCGATGGGGTGAAGTCCGGTACCGTTGGGGGTGAAACCAAGCCGAGCCGAGGCAGTAGTACGGTTCGAGCGGGAGGACATCAAGTCATTCGTGACGGCGATCCGTGCACGATGAACAGCGGCAATTGTACCGGCACGTATGTGACCGCGCCGTCACCGGGCACTGCAGTGGATGGCAGTGGAAATGTGGTCGGGGACGCCAATCCGCCGCCCGACAAGGGGGCTTTGCATCAGGTCGGTGGGTTCTTCAAGGGGGCTGGCGGGGCCTTGTGGGACATGGGGAAGGGGCTGGTGGGACTCGGAGTCGGAGCCGCGAAGCTATCGCCCGTGTCGCAGCTTGCGGAAGGCCTTTCCGACCTGACGGGAGCGAATGTCTACCATGGCTACTCGGAGACACAACAGGCGATCAATCAAACGGCACAGGCGGTCTATAACCATCCTGGAGCGATTGTTGATGGCATCACCAAGCCCTATATGGAAGCTTGGAGCCAGGGAAACTATGGTGAAGCTGTCGGTCGCGGCGTTGTTGATGTCGGAGGTTTCTTCGCCGGTGGAGTCGGAGTTGCCGGCAAGGCGGGAGAGGCGGGCAATATAGCGGGTAAGGTGGGTGAGATTGCGAATGCCACCGGTAAAGTAGGTGAAACAGCAACCACTGTCGGCAAGATCGGTGAGGGTGCTGACGCCCTGAATACCGCCGACAAGGTGGCGGAGGCCGGAGACGCAGCGAAGGTAGCTGATGCTGCTGGCGCGGCAGGAACGAAAGCGCCGGTCGTTCCAAAAGCCGAGTTCGAAAAATTGGCTGATATTTCCGGCGATGGTGTTCGTGTCAAACCTGCCGGAGGTGCTTGGAAGTACCCACCTAACTGGAGTAGCTGGATCAAGAAGGGCGGTAAGATCGTTACCCATGAAGATGGTTCCGTGACGTACATTCGCAAAGATGGTGTTCAAGTCACTTACAATAAGGAAGGGTTCCCTGACTTTTCTCCACATGCCACGCAGACGGTTGAGATTGACGATATGCAGTTCAACCATACTAGCGATTTCCGGAAGGCGAACGAGGAGATTGGATTGACTGGCAGTGATCCGCCGGACGGCTTCACCTGGCACCATGTCGAAGATGGGAAGACGATGCAACTGGTGCCTCAGTCGATTCACAATGTTGCTGAAGGCGGCTTCCCGCATGCGGGTGGGGTATCTGTGGGTGGTGGCGGTTAG
- a CDS encoding DUF2169 family type VI secretion system accessory protein: MEFSNFTPFPALAFESFAPNGASFHTVVLRQTFELRNGSLVLAQKQKPLATTDRFFGEPNQSSVVEESDLAPYKPFCDVLVDATAYVPQGRPLPRFAVGVRLTSAPMITDRASATASTQVLLDRRLVVMGERYFVRRSTLVRYLNKAVAIGTFGAVRRADWKLTAPKPIAALPVRYEYAWGGQCRVNADHAAAGRVPKAVRLDDQQQAGHPDQGQIPVAHTTCEANPVGLGFACRWYVKAMKLRQVAAPQIEAAGQSITVQAWLRASEEQSPASLRPAGIGVVGKAWTTRLSLAGTYDERWLAERHPGLPDDFQFRYWNGAHADMQVPHLKGNETLVLTNLVPHGTLHSKVDERGNTTLRIPLPGHLPMGWIYTDQGLGFAPFLLDTLSVDLSETTKPEVTLVWRATLMKSVRAQRFEARFIDSDEMARLSASTPTVLDGSAGERHG; encoded by the coding sequence ATGGAGTTCTCCAATTTCACGCCCTTTCCGGCGCTGGCTTTTGAATCATTTGCGCCCAATGGAGCGTCATTTCATACCGTTGTCCTTCGACAGACCTTCGAACTACGCAACGGCTCGTTGGTGCTTGCGCAGAAGCAAAAGCCTCTGGCAACCACCGATCGTTTTTTTGGTGAACCGAACCAGTCGAGCGTCGTGGAGGAAAGCGATCTCGCGCCGTACAAACCGTTTTGTGACGTGCTCGTTGATGCAACTGCGTATGTCCCCCAAGGGAGGCCGTTACCGCGCTTCGCGGTGGGCGTCAGGCTTACTTCGGCACCGATGATTACAGATCGAGCCTCGGCCACTGCGTCGACTCAGGTCCTGCTTGATCGACGTTTGGTTGTCATGGGGGAAAGGTATTTTGTCCGGCGATCGACGCTCGTACGGTACCTGAACAAGGCCGTCGCCATAGGCACCTTCGGTGCAGTGCGTCGCGCGGACTGGAAACTTACAGCACCGAAGCCGATTGCCGCATTGCCTGTCCGCTACGAATACGCATGGGGCGGGCAGTGTCGCGTCAATGCTGATCATGCTGCGGCCGGGCGCGTACCGAAGGCCGTTCGACTCGATGACCAGCAGCAAGCCGGGCATCCGGATCAGGGGCAAATCCCCGTTGCCCATACGACGTGTGAGGCGAATCCGGTAGGCCTTGGATTTGCATGCCGGTGGTACGTAAAGGCGATGAAGTTGCGGCAGGTGGCCGCTCCGCAGATTGAGGCGGCAGGACAGTCGATTACGGTACAAGCATGGCTCCGTGCGTCGGAAGAGCAATCTCCCGCCTCATTGCGTCCTGCTGGTATTGGCGTTGTCGGTAAGGCATGGACTACTCGGCTCAGCTTGGCAGGGACCTACGACGAGCGCTGGCTCGCCGAGCGTCATCCAGGATTGCCTGACGACTTCCAGTTTCGTTACTGGAATGGTGCGCATGCGGACATGCAGGTTCCGCATCTGAAGGGTAATGAAACCCTCGTACTAACGAACCTCGTTCCGCACGGAACACTACATTCGAAGGTAGACGAGCGGGGCAATACCACTTTGCGCATTCCCTTGCCGGGTCACCTGCCGATGGGCTGGATTTACACCGATCAGGGACTCGGGTTCGCCCCCTTCCTGCTGGATACGCTGTCGGTGGATTTGTCGGAGACGACAAAGCCAGAAGTCACTCTAGTTTGGCGGGCCACACTCATGAAATCGGTCCGCGCCCAACGCTTCGAGGCGAGATTTATCGATAGCGACGAGATGGCACGGCTTTCTGCATCGACACCAACGGTTCTGGACGGTTCAGCGGGAGAACGCCATGGCTGA